A stretch of Paenibacillus sp. URB8-2 DNA encodes these proteins:
- the terS gene encoding phage terminase small subunit, with protein sequence MTETSKLAEQDYQAGMKYKAIAEKYGVSLNTVKSWKQRHGWDRKKGAHKPKGAHTNKGGAPPGNRNAVGNNGGAPKRNKNAEKHGLFSKYLPAESLEIMEQLQTKSPIDIVWDNIMFQYAAIIRAQQIMYVHDRDDKTIERIEYKDGNVIGEKWEVQQAWDKQATFLQAQSRAMGTLESLIRRYDELLKSDLATEEQRARIELIRSKIPNQGGTDPNEQITALADLINKPVPERVIDDD encoded by the coding sequence ATGACTGAAACATCCAAGCTCGCCGAGCAGGATTACCAGGCCGGCATGAAATATAAGGCGATTGCTGAAAAATACGGCGTTTCCCTCAATACGGTCAAGAGCTGGAAGCAGCGTCACGGTTGGGATCGAAAAAAGGGCGCACACAAACCGAAAGGGGCGCACACCAATAAAGGCGGTGCGCCTCCGGGCAACCGGAATGCAGTCGGCAATAATGGCGGAGCCCCGAAGCGTAATAAGAATGCCGAGAAGCACGGCCTGTTCAGCAAGTATCTTCCGGCGGAATCGTTGGAGATCATGGAGCAGCTGCAGACCAAGTCGCCGATCGACATTGTTTGGGACAACATCATGTTCCAGTACGCGGCGATTATTCGGGCGCAGCAGATCATGTACGTCCATGATCGGGATGACAAGACCATTGAGCGTATCGAGTATAAGGACGGGAATGTTATCGGTGAGAAATGGGAAGTGCAGCAGGCCTGGGACAAGCAGGCGACCTTCCTCCAGGCACAGAGCCGCGCTATGGGCACACTGGAAAGTCTCATCCGTCGTTATGATGAGCTGTTGAAGTCCGATCTGGCCACGGAGGAGCAGCGGGCCCGCATTGAGCTGATTCGCTCCAAGATTCCGAATCAGGGCGGCACGGATCCTAATGAGCAGATCACCGCACTTGCCGATTTGATAAACAAGCCGGTTCCGGAACGGGTGATTGACGATGATTGA
- a CDS encoding phage terminase large subunit: protein MIEYAPLTGKQADYIRRCTDSWLNVAEGGKRAGKNIINLIAYAMILEVHPDKLHLVAGVSLAAAKMNVIDSNGYGLQWLFAGRCREGEYKNRDALFIQTKTGEKIVIIAGGGKANDAARIKGNSYGTVYITEVNECHQSFVQEVFDRTLASSKRQLFFDLNPKPPAHWFYRDVLDYQDLLKERGENPGYNYEHFTLFDNMSIPDDRLKTVLATYDKTSLWYMADIKGKRTAATGRIYTGYTVKDVLISRKDIEDEKFIEFSVGIDVGGTDATVATLTGFTVRYGKVMLLDGYYHKQGKETGYTHDRYAKEIVDKIEEWSKTYRSFLLSARIFAESADKLFRQALANELKRRGFNITVTPSYKKEGIIDRIRLTNILINQGRYKVMGHLKPWIEALENATWDEEERQKGEWARTDDGSYPVDCLDSSEYAVQPFKPRLEV from the coding sequence ATGATTGAGTATGCGCCGCTAACGGGCAAGCAGGCTGACTACATCCGCCGCTGCACAGATTCTTGGCTGAACGTCGCAGAGGGCGGCAAGCGGGCAGGCAAGAACATTATCAACCTAATCGCCTATGCGATGATCTTGGAGGTTCACCCGGACAAGTTGCACCTGGTTGCTGGCGTTTCCCTAGCAGCCGCCAAGATGAACGTCATTGACTCCAACGGATACGGCCTACAATGGCTGTTTGCGGGCCGATGCCGTGAGGGAGAATACAAGAACCGGGACGCGCTGTTCATCCAGACCAAGACCGGCGAGAAGATCGTCATCATTGCCGGCGGCGGGAAGGCGAACGACGCGGCTCGGATCAAGGGTAACTCATACGGTACGGTATATATCACCGAGGTGAACGAGTGTCATCAATCCTTCGTACAGGAGGTATTCGACCGGACACTGGCAAGCTCGAAGCGGCAGCTGTTCTTCGACTTGAACCCGAAGCCGCCGGCGCACTGGTTCTATCGGGACGTGTTGGATTACCAGGACCTGCTGAAAGAGCGCGGGGAGAACCCGGGTTACAATTACGAGCACTTCACGCTGTTTGACAATATGAGCATTCCAGATGATCGGCTCAAGACCGTACTGGCCACGTACGACAAGACGAGCCTCTGGTACATGGCCGACATCAAGGGTAAGCGGACAGCGGCGACAGGGCGGATATATACCGGCTATACGGTCAAGGACGTGCTGATCAGCCGGAAGGACATTGAGGACGAGAAGTTCATTGAGTTCTCGGTTGGCATAGACGTCGGCGGCACGGACGCCACGGTGGCCACGCTGACGGGCTTCACGGTCCGCTACGGTAAAGTCATGCTGCTGGACGGCTATTATCATAAGCAAGGCAAGGAGACCGGATACACGCATGACCGGTATGCCAAGGAGATTGTCGATAAGATCGAGGAGTGGTCCAAAACGTACCGCTCCTTTTTGCTGTCCGCTCGCATCTTCGCCGAGTCAGCTGATAAGTTGTTCCGCCAGGCGCTGGCCAACGAGCTGAAGCGCCGCGGCTTCAACATCACGGTCACGCCGTCTTACAAGAAGGAAGGCATCATCGACCGGATACGGCTGACGAACATCCTGATCAACCAGGGCCGCTACAAGGTTATGGGCCATCTAAAGCCCTGGATCGAGGCGCTGGAGAATGCGACCTGGGACGAGGAGGAACGGCAGAAAGGTGAGTGGGCGCGGACCGATGACGGCAGCTACCCGGTAGACTGCCTGGACAGCTCCGAATATGCGGTGCAGCCGTTCAAGCCGAGACTGGAGGTGTAG
- a CDS encoding capsid protein, with amino-acid sequence MVIKMLRITPAPVSQVITIQEPYSYQANVLRNRLWYRGDPSELDQFYKQTKYDAVSRSRFWAAVPTAGLGIRKIHSGLPAMVADRLADIVIADMDNISLKMQNETDLWEEISEDNDFPELLGGSITETLTTGDGAFKVTVDPLVSEYPLIEFYSGDQVEYKRMRGRLQEVLFFTDYTVNSKDYRLVETFGRGYIRNKLLDAYGKEVPLSLVPEIADLQDVEYDGDFLMAVPLMIFKSSKWPGRGKSIFDSKADSFDALDEVISQWVDAIRAGRVQKYIPEDLIPKNPETGELTRPNPFDNQFIQMGSSLAEDAKGQIDMVQPQIAYEAFVASYSSTLDMCLQGIVSPSTLGIDLKKTDNAEAQREKEKATLYTRSKIVDRLNEVIPELVDTVMKVYDTLQGRRPAEYEASVTFGEYASPSFDAVVETVGKARTFGVMSIERAVEELYGDTWTAEEKAEEVARLKEEQVGPTIDDPELRRDADPNEDGAE; translated from the coding sequence ATGGTTATAAAAATGCTGAGGATCACGCCGGCGCCGGTCAGCCAGGTCATCACGATCCAAGAGCCGTACAGCTACCAGGCGAACGTGCTGCGTAACCGGCTATGGTATCGCGGCGATCCGTCGGAGCTGGACCAGTTTTACAAGCAGACCAAATACGATGCCGTGAGCCGCTCCCGCTTCTGGGCGGCCGTTCCGACAGCGGGCCTCGGCATTCGGAAGATCCATTCTGGGTTGCCGGCCATGGTCGCGGACCGTCTGGCGGATATCGTTATTGCGGATATGGACAACATCTCGCTGAAGATGCAGAACGAGACGGACCTGTGGGAGGAGATCAGCGAGGACAACGACTTCCCGGAGCTTCTGGGCGGTTCCATCACGGAGACGCTGACGACCGGAGACGGGGCGTTTAAGGTAACAGTGGACCCGCTGGTGAGCGAATATCCGCTGATTGAGTTTTATAGCGGTGACCAGGTCGAATACAAGCGGATGCGGGGCCGACTTCAGGAAGTCCTTTTCTTTACGGATTACACCGTGAACAGCAAGGATTATCGGCTGGTGGAGACGTTCGGGCGAGGCTATATCCGCAATAAACTGCTGGACGCCTATGGCAAAGAGGTGCCGCTGTCTCTGGTGCCGGAGATTGCGGATCTTCAGGACGTGGAGTATGACGGCGACTTTCTGATGGCCGTTCCGCTGATGATCTTTAAGAGTAGCAAATGGCCCGGGCGCGGCAAGTCCATATTCGACAGCAAGGCAGATTCCTTCGACGCCCTAGACGAGGTTATCAGCCAGTGGGTGGATGCAATCCGAGCAGGAAGGGTTCAGAAGTACATTCCGGAGGATCTGATTCCGAAGAATCCGGAGACTGGAGAGCTGACAAGGCCCAATCCGTTTGATAATCAGTTTATCCAGATGGGTAGCAGCCTGGCCGAGGATGCGAAGGGTCAAATCGACATGGTACAGCCGCAGATAGCCTACGAGGCGTTTGTGGCCAGCTACAGTAGCACTTTGGATATGTGCCTTCAAGGCATCGTGTCACCCAGCACATTGGGAATCGATCTCAAAAAGACCGATAATGCCGAAGCGCAGCGCGAGAAGGAGAAGGCCACACTGTACACTCGCAGCAAGATCGTAGATCGGTTGAATGAGGTCATTCCGGAGTTAGTAGACACAGTTATGAAGGTCTATGACACGCTCCAAGGACGAAGACCCGCCGAGTACGAGGCTAGTGTGACCTTCGGGGAGTACGCCAGCCCATCTTTTGATGCCGTGGTGGAGACTGTCGGCAAGGCTCGAACCTTTGGTGTTATGTCCATTGAGCGTGCCGTGGAGGAGCTCTACGGTGATACCTGGACCGCGGAGGAAAAGGCGGAAGAGGTAGCGAGGCTGAAGGAGGAGCAGGTAGGGCCGACTATTGATGATCCTGAACTGCGACGGGACGCTGATCCGAACGAAGATGGTGCCGAATGA
- a CDS encoding phage minor capsid protein gives MRKKYDIRRIFAQMEIDLIASMKRNLTRHENEQKKEGFEWPQWQQKKLEDLARYKKEARKIVRKAEPVIEEAVEQEVKGGFLAGIKNFGKRLLGKLIPRMLDIDGISDDNFFRLNEGRVNALVSAAQGELRAANAAVLRQADDVFRQTIFKSQLYLNSGASSLGQAIDMATGEFLDKGFDSIQFAGGRRMNIASYAEMALRTSSQRAVFEGEGAKRRATGIHTVVISAHNNCSELCLPWQGKVYIDDVYSGGVAGEGPYPLLSSAMRAGLFHPNCRHNMSTFVPGQSRLPQPVDDDEALANFKDEQKQRYMERQIRRYKRRAAGNVDPINQAKAEAKVKEWQKRLREHVKTHENLRRDYSREKVQIPPK, from the coding sequence ATGAGGAAAAAATATGACATCCGCCGCATCTTTGCGCAGATGGAAATCGACCTGATAGCTTCCATGAAGCGTAACCTGACCAGGCATGAGAATGAGCAGAAGAAAGAGGGCTTTGAGTGGCCACAATGGCAGCAGAAGAAGCTGGAAGACTTGGCCAGGTATAAGAAAGAGGCCCGGAAGATCGTTCGTAAGGCTGAACCAGTGATCGAAGAGGCGGTAGAACAGGAAGTTAAAGGCGGATTTCTTGCGGGAATCAAGAATTTTGGCAAACGGCTGCTGGGCAAACTGATTCCGCGCATGCTGGACATAGACGGTATATCTGATGATAATTTCTTCCGACTCAACGAAGGCCGTGTAAATGCTCTAGTGAGTGCGGCTCAGGGTGAGCTGAGAGCTGCCAACGCTGCTGTACTTCGGCAGGCAGACGATGTGTTCCGGCAGACGATTTTCAAGTCTCAGCTCTACTTGAACAGCGGTGCAAGTTCACTTGGCCAAGCGATTGACATGGCTACGGGAGAGTTCCTGGATAAGGGATTCGATTCCATCCAGTTTGCCGGCGGCCGCCGAATGAACATTGCTTCTTATGCTGAAATGGCGCTGCGTACATCCTCACAGCGGGCTGTGTTCGAAGGAGAAGGAGCTAAACGCCGGGCAACTGGCATCCATACCGTTGTCATATCGGCACACAATAACTGCTCTGAGCTGTGTCTTCCCTGGCAAGGCAAGGTATACATTGATGATGTGTATAGTGGCGGCGTAGCCGGCGAAGGCCCCTATCCTCTGCTCAGTTCTGCAATGCGCGCAGGTTTGTTCCATCCAAACTGCCGGCACAACATGAGCACTTTCGTTCCTGGTCAGAGCCGTTTACCACAGCCGGTGGACGACGACGAGGCCTTGGCCAACTTCAAGGATGAACAGAAGCAGAGGTACATGGAGCGGCAGATCCGCAGGTATAAACGCCGCGCAGCGGGTAATGTGGATCCGATCAATCAGGCAAAGGCAGAGGCCAAGGTCAAAGAGTGGCAGAAGCGGCTTCGTGAGCACGTCAAGACCCATGAGAATCTGCGGCGAGATTACAGCCGTGAGAAAGTACAGATACCACCTAAATAA
- a CDS encoding phage scaffolding protein encodes MEWLKELLKKAGFDESKIDALVGDVGKELPKHFVPKSQYNDLTETKKKLEKDITDRDAQLDTLSKAAGASEELKKQIETLQGENKTAKEQYEASLKDMTLTNAIKAALNGKVHNEAIVTGLIDKTKLVVDGDKVVGLDEQLTGLKTSDAYLFKPEGGGNGGQGGFRVGGGGGGGQGTATNEQLASIFGNTPQK; translated from the coding sequence ATGGAATGGTTGAAAGAGTTGTTGAAGAAAGCCGGATTTGATGAGTCCAAGATTGACGCGCTGGTGGGGGATGTGGGCAAAGAGCTGCCGAAGCACTTTGTGCCGAAGAGTCAGTATAACGATCTGACCGAAACCAAGAAGAAGCTGGAGAAGGATATCACGGATCGGGATGCGCAACTGGACACACTCAGCAAGGCTGCCGGTGCTTCCGAGGAATTGAAGAAGCAAATTGAGACGCTTCAGGGCGAGAACAAGACTGCCAAGGAACAATACGAGGCGAGCCTGAAGGACATGACGCTGACCAACGCTATTAAGGCTGCACTGAATGGCAAAGTCCACAATGAGGCGATAGTCACTGGACTGATCGACAAGACAAAGCTGGTTGTCGATGGGGATAAGGTTGTCGGTCTGGATGAGCAGCTTACTGGACTCAAGACATCTGACGCTTACCTGTTCAAACCAGAAGGTGGAGGGAATGGCGGTCAAGGCGGTTTCCGTGTTGGCGGAGGCGGCGGTGGCGGGCAAGGGACAGCAACAAATGAACAATTAGCAAGTATTTTCGGTAATACACCTCAAAAATAA
- a CDS encoding capsid protein has product MPYNYVDSFLTELQQKYFRELTSSGLTTQNAIFIGTKTIKIPRLDVGGYKDHSRAGGWNRQAISNDFETKVLTFDRDVEFYVDAMDVDETNQIVSAANTTNVFETEQAIPELDKYRYSKIYSDYVALGKVPNTTALTIANALQIFDQLMQNMDEAEIPQDGRILYVTPTVHTLLKQAENMQRYISVTANNGEINRSVRSLDDVTLVKVPSSRMKTVFDFTNGAVPGVGAKQINMILIHPHCVLAPIKHSAIYLWEPGSHTGGDGYLYQNRRYTDLFVIERKADAIQLSVQA; this is encoded by the coding sequence ATGCCTTACAATTACGTAGACAGTTTCCTCACGGAACTGCAGCAAAAATATTTTCGGGAGCTTACATCTTCTGGACTGACTACCCAAAACGCCATTTTTATCGGCACAAAAACGATAAAAATTCCGCGCCTGGATGTTGGTGGCTATAAGGATCACAGCCGCGCAGGTGGATGGAATCGCCAGGCAATCAGCAACGACTTTGAAACCAAGGTGCTGACTTTTGACCGTGACGTAGAATTTTATGTTGATGCTATGGATGTGGACGAAACCAACCAGATTGTTTCGGCCGCCAATACCACCAACGTATTTGAGACAGAGCAGGCGATTCCGGAGCTCGATAAATATCGGTATAGCAAAATCTATTCCGATTATGTGGCGCTTGGTAAAGTTCCGAACACTACTGCGCTTACCATTGCCAATGCCCTGCAAATCTTTGACCAACTCATGCAGAATATGGATGAAGCTGAGATCCCTCAGGATGGTCGTATCTTGTATGTAACTCCTACGGTGCATACGCTGCTCAAACAGGCTGAGAATATGCAGCGCTATATTTCAGTTACAGCCAATAACGGCGAGATTAACCGCTCCGTCCGCAGCTTGGATGATGTTACCCTGGTCAAAGTGCCTTCTAGTCGTATGAAGACTGTTTTCGACTTCACAAATGGCGCGGTTCCAGGCGTAGGCGCGAAACAGATCAACATGATTCTGATTCATCCGCACTGCGTGCTGGCTCCGATCAAACACAGCGCAATTTATCTGTGGGAGCCAGGCAGCCACACCGGTGGAGACGGATATTTGTATCAAAACCGTCGATATACTGACTTGTTTGTGATTGAGCGCAAGGCGGATGCTATTCAGCTCAGCGTACAAGCCTAA
- a CDS encoding minor capsid protein produces MMTLAQVRDWLKTRVDCPAWYIGKADTSKEQCISLYNLNSGSPIIAIGGLANTSYAAKAVSILVHWTKNADTAEQKAQEVYAALFGQAGVIAGKRVINFQMRITEPVSVGTDDAGIFEYVIETTIYYER; encoded by the coding sequence ATGATGACTCTGGCGCAAGTGCGTGACTGGCTCAAGACTCGAGTCGATTGCCCTGCCTGGTATATCGGTAAAGCCGACACCAGCAAAGAGCAGTGCATCAGCCTGTACAACCTGAATTCTGGATCACCGATTATTGCTATAGGAGGCTTGGCAAACACAAGCTATGCAGCCAAGGCGGTGTCCATCCTGGTGCATTGGACAAAGAATGCAGATACAGCGGAGCAGAAGGCCCAGGAGGTCTATGCTGCGCTATTTGGGCAGGCAGGGGTCATTGCAGGTAAGAGAGTGATCAATTTTCAGATGCGGATCACAGAGCCTGTCAGCGTGGGTACTGATGATGCCGGGATATTCGAATATGTGATTGAGACAACGATTTATTACGAAAGGTAG
- a CDS encoding phage tail tube protein, producing the protein METGVFPVHNNIFKVGSLGRASTAAEMIEIKDLENFSISIDGNTEEWSPMDQGGWTRRAVTGKGMTISFTGKRHYGDPGNDYIAGLMIGTGQEVETKFEWTLPSGAKLTMDCVINLTAPAGGDSTNIDALEFELLSDGKPTFTPAPVTP; encoded by the coding sequence TTGGAAACAGGTGTTTTTCCGGTTCACAATAATATTTTTAAAGTCGGCTCCTTAGGCAGAGCTTCAACAGCTGCTGAAATGATCGAGATTAAGGATCTGGAGAACTTCTCTATCTCCATTGATGGCAATACGGAAGAGTGGTCTCCGATGGATCAGGGCGGCTGGACCCGCCGGGCAGTAACCGGTAAGGGGATGACGATTAGCTTCACGGGTAAGCGGCACTACGGGGATCCTGGTAATGATTATATCGCTGGCCTGATGATCGGTACTGGCCAGGAAGTCGAAACCAAATTCGAGTGGACGCTGCCGAGCGGTGCAAAGCTGACTATGGACTGTGTAATCAACTTGACAGCTCCTGCAGGCGGCGATTCTACAAATATTGATGCTTTGGAATTTGAACTTTTATCTGATGGCAAGCCGACTTTTACGCCGGCGCCAGTCACACCTTAA
- a CDS encoding Gp15 family bacteriophage protein — translation MKRQLPDFAGQPNKADIWYDLNDDWPLIEASLAKQYSIRIRQHGDMPWEEFCSLVAGLMPDTPLGSIVAIRAEKDRKVIKGFSSEQRRIHREWRQRQADSKLASPETLEQAAKSLEAELARMFGGGGATWQEAVQDE, via the coding sequence ATGAAGAGGCAGCTGCCCGATTTCGCCGGTCAGCCGAACAAGGCTGATATCTGGTATGACCTGAATGATGATTGGCCGCTGATTGAAGCCAGCCTGGCGAAACAGTATAGCATCCGGATCCGGCAGCACGGTGATATGCCGTGGGAAGAGTTTTGCTCCCTTGTCGCCGGGCTTATGCCGGATACACCGCTGGGTAGCATTGTCGCGATAAGAGCTGAGAAGGACCGAAAGGTCATTAAAGGATTCAGCTCTGAACAACGGCGGATACACAGGGAGTGGCGACAACGGCAGGCAGACAGTAAGCTTGCTAGTCCGGAAACGCTGGAGCAGGCCGCGAAGAGCTTGGAAGCTGAATTAGCCCGCATGTTCGGAGGAGGTGGCGCTACGTGGCAGGAAGCAGTGCAGGACGAATAG
- a CDS encoding DUF6711 family protein, protein MQLKINGKEIAAYPSNFSVTPLDLDDGDATVRTADGTLNRDRVAVKRQIDMTFGVLTWAEISSVLKAMSGVFFDFYYPDPMTGKYETKSMYVGNRPSPAAVSKNGQILWNGLKVTLTER, encoded by the coding sequence ATGCAACTGAAAATTAACGGGAAAGAGATCGCCGCCTATCCGTCCAACTTCAGCGTTACGCCGCTGGATCTGGACGACGGAGACGCCACGGTCCGGACAGCAGACGGTACGCTGAATCGGGACCGGGTGGCTGTCAAACGGCAGATCGACATGACTTTTGGTGTACTGACCTGGGCGGAGATATCGTCGGTGCTTAAGGCAATGAGCGGCGTGTTCTTCGATTTCTACTATCCGGACCCGATGACTGGAAAATATGAAACAAAATCCATGTATGTCGGTAACCGACCGTCTCCCGCCGCGGTTAGCAAGAATGGCCAAATCCTATGGAACGGCCTTAAGGTCACACTGACGGAGCGCTGA
- a CDS encoding right-handed parallel beta-helix repeat-containing protein — MMTNRYLNLDGTRPIRENWDELNDGFDNVQVEIDAAVTESERIDTDLTGHKGSTAAHAAEHITYAGSVAGAANIGAAVDSVQEQLNTAVVSGDSSPAADQARVSSTGTTYGTLKDRLDTERSELAAQLADITNNAYVYMSNYADGDNIEETASIQQALNDAVGRTLYWNKQKGSNYLTGQLTLPSNIKIIFEPGTKVKAVDTLTQGLNAQVLFLSTDTSNIFIDGNMAELYMNKSVYTTEWNHVIKLNGCTNVEIKNIVAKDSGGDGLYVGNVGCTKSYCENIRLVNCIFDNNRRNNLSLISVDSFYAENCTFSNASGTSPQCGVDLEPNFATDRLKNVRFKNCRSINNVKDGFRALLWAQDSTSEFIDVLFEGCRSLGDNIGFFVTNVKDNTKGIVKFKDCIGELNEYNAFNLTNCSATGVRIESEGCTGVDSNVSNNSTFKYCSFLITDGPTNAPSSIGNAKFTNCKSIDRRAIPMVSKGFAINPSTLTPYDIDFNNCESINHYSYPFDFSNTAIRCRVVNDRKYTFAKTATGTASQLQHNGQVITNEGATTSIRLTLTAAKEDTEITFKVRAAFDLKVYPIPTEQLLVLTNGVGKGLSSNQIGASITFRATKYSSWEIINMIGTWVEVV; from the coding sequence ATGATGACAAACCGGTATCTGAACCTAGACGGAACACGACCGATTCGGGAGAATTGGGACGAGCTGAATGACGGATTCGACAATGTTCAGGTTGAAATAGACGCTGCAGTCACGGAGTCGGAGCGGATCGATACGGATCTGACTGGGCACAAAGGTTCGACGGCCGCTCATGCTGCCGAGCATATTACTTATGCCGGTTCGGTCGCCGGAGCCGCTAACATCGGGGCCGCTGTGGATAGCGTGCAGGAGCAGCTGAATACGGCCGTTGTGTCCGGCGACAGCAGCCCAGCAGCGGACCAGGCACGGGTCAGCTCGACTGGCACAACCTATGGCACTCTTAAGGATCGTCTGGACACGGAGCGCTCCGAGCTTGCTGCGCAGTTGGCGGATATTACGAATAACGCATATGTTTATATGAGCAATTACGCAGACGGTGATAACATAGAGGAAACTGCGTCCATCCAACAGGCTTTAAATGACGCGGTGGGTAGAACCTTGTATTGGAACAAACAAAAAGGTTCTAATTATTTAACTGGACAATTGACGCTTCCATCCAACATCAAAATCATTTTTGAACCAGGAACTAAAGTCAAAGCGGTTGACACACTTACGCAAGGTTTAAACGCTCAAGTTTTATTCCTCAGTACGGACACATCAAATATATTCATTGATGGTAACATGGCTGAATTGTATATGAATAAGTCCGTTTATACCACAGAGTGGAACCATGTCATTAAATTAAATGGGTGCACCAATGTTGAGATAAAAAATATCGTGGCTAAAGACAGTGGCGGCGATGGACTTTATGTTGGGAATGTAGGGTGCACGAAATCGTATTGTGAAAACATTCGGTTAGTTAATTGCATTTTCGATAACAACAGGAGAAATAACCTTTCCCTTATTTCAGTCGATAGTTTCTACGCTGAAAATTGCACCTTTTCCAACGCTAGTGGAACTTCGCCTCAATGCGGGGTAGATTTGGAACCCAACTTCGCAACGGATCGTCTGAAAAACGTAAGATTCAAAAATTGTAGAAGTATTAACAATGTAAAAGATGGGTTTCGCGCTCTGTTGTGGGCGCAGGATTCGACCAGTGAGTTTATTGATGTTTTGTTCGAAGGGTGCCGTTCCCTAGGCGACAACATCGGATTTTTCGTTACAAATGTAAAAGACAATACGAAAGGTATTGTCAAATTTAAAGATTGTATCGGAGAGTTAAATGAATACAACGCATTCAATTTGACTAATTGCAGCGCTACCGGCGTGAGGATTGAATCGGAGGGTTGTACCGGAGTTGATTCGAATGTTAGTAACAATAGCACGTTTAAATACTGTTCGTTTTTAATAACAGACGGACCAACAAACGCACCGTCCAGTATCGGAAATGCTAAGTTTACAAACTGCAAATCGATCGACAGGCGGGCAATACCAATGGTAAGTAAAGGGTTCGCCATCAATCCGAGTACATTAACGCCGTACGATATTGATTTTAATAACTGTGAATCAATCAATCATTACTCGTATCCTTTTGATTTTAGTAATACAGCGATTAGGTGTAGAGTGGTTAATGACAGAAAGTACACATTTGCCAAAACTGCAACAGGAACAGCGAGTCAACTTCAACACAACGGGCAAGTCATAACGAATGAGGGGGCGACAACTTCAATAAGACTAACCTTAACGGCCGCCAAGGAAGATACTGAAATCACCTTCAAAGTAAGAGCGGCATTTGATTTAAAAGTATACCCTATACCAACTGAACAATTATTAGTATTAACGAATGGGGTAGGAAAAGGTTTATCCAGCAATCAAATCGGCGCTTCGATAACATTCAGGGCAACAAAGTATTCCTCTTGGGAAATTATCAATATGATTGGCACCTGGGTAGAAGTTGTTTAA